The Sulfurihydrogenibium azorense Az-Fu1 genome contains the following window.
TATCAGTTTCTATAAAGCCGGGTGCAACTGCGTTTACAGTTATATTTCTTGAAGCAAGCTCTTTTGCCAAAGATTTTGTAAAGCCTATTAACCCTGCTTTTGTTGTGGCATAATTAACCTGTCCTACATTTCCAATAAATCCTATTATAGAACTGATGTTTATAATCCTACCGTATCTTTGTTTTATCATAAGTTTGGCTACTGACTGAGTTATTTTAAACGTTCCAGTTAAGTTTGTATTTATAACAGAATCCCAATCTTCCTGCTTCATTCTTATAAAAAGTGTGTCCTTTGTTATACCTGCATTGTTTACAAGAACGTCTATCTTTCCACCAGACCAATCTACAATCTCTTTAAATGGACTTTCAATATCTCCTGAAAGGTCTAAGTTTATACCAAAGGCTTTAACACCAAACTCATTTTCTATATTTTTAGCTAAAACTTCAGCTGCTGATTTTTCTCTACCTGTTATTATTACATTTGCACCGTGTTTAGCGAAAGATAATGCTATTGCTTTACCTATCCCTCTTGTTGAGCCTGTTACTAAAACATTTTTCCCTTTAAAATCTAACATCAATACCTCTTTACAAAATAGCAAAAATTACTTAATATTTTAACATATTTTATAAAATTTCATAAAAAATAAAAAATTATTAAAAGAGGTGTCAAAACTTTGGAAAATTTAGAAATAAAGCTTTCTATCTCTTGTTCTTGCGGACCTTTATCTTTGTCTGAGGAAAAAAATGCAGAGTGTTATCAGTGTGGTATACCTATAACTGGAAAACCCTTAAAGTTTGAAGTAGACGGAAAGATGGAAGATTTTTGCTGTTTTGGATGCTATCTTATCAACAGGACAACAGGTTTAAGAGGAGAAGAAGGAACTGCTTTAGCATTTTTAGGGAAATTTGGTTTTGGATATTTTTTAGCTATGCTTGTGATGATGTTGAGTATGTATATATACGGATCTCACTTTGTTGATCCTAACGATAGAGAGATGCTTCTTTTTACAGGATTTATAAAGTGGGTTATACTATTCTTATCTACACCTGTTATGATACTACTTGGTATTCCAATACTTAAAAACTCTTTTTCTAAGGAGAATCTACTTAACTTTAACACAGACACTCTTATAGCTATAGGTTCTTTTTCTGCTTACTTTTTATCTGTTTACTCTGTTTTGACAGGTAAAAATGCTATCTACTTTGAAACTGCTACAATGATACTTGTCTTAGTTACCTTTGGAAGGTACTTAGAGACATCTTCAAGGGTTAAGGCATCTAACTTTATGAAACAACTTATGGATTTATCTGCAAAAAAGGCGACTGTTATAAAAGATGGAAAAGAAGTTGAGATTCCTGTAGAAGAAGTAAGGGTAGGAGACATCGTAAAGATAAAACCCGGAGAAAAAGTCTCTGCTGATGGAGTGATAGTAGAAGGTGTAGGAAATGTAGATGAGTCTATACTAACAGGTGAGATAAAACCGGTTTTAAAAAAGGTAGGAGATTACCTGTATACTGGAACAACGGTTTTAGATGGTAGCTTTTTAATAAAAGTGGATAAACCTCAATCTCAATGGACTTTAAACAGATTTATAGAGATAATGAAACAGATTAGGAACACAAAAGCTCCTATAAACCGTATCACAGATAGGATAGCTTTCTACTTTTTACCAATAGTATTTTTCCTTGCCATCTCATCTTTTATATATTGGTTTATACAAGCAGGTTTTGAAAAAGCTTTGATAGTATCTTTATCAGTTTTACTTATATCATGTCCTTGTGCTTTTAGCATAGGAGCTCCTCTTGCTCTATGGCTTGGGCTTGGACAAGCTATGAAAGACGGTGTTATCATCAAAAGCGCTGAAGTGTTGGAAAAGCTGTCAACGGTTAAAAAAGTTTTCTTTGATAAAACAGGAACGATAACAGAAAGAACAATGGAAGTATCTCAAGTTTGGTTTAAAGATGATAAATCAAGAAACGTATTCTATTCTTTGGAAAAAAACTCTGAACATCCCCTTGCCAAAAGTTTTATAAATTGGTGTAAAGAATGTAGAGAGTTAAAAATTGACGATTTTAAAGTTGTTTTTGGTTTTGGAATTAAAGGTAAGGTAGAAGGAAAAGAGTATATACTTGGTAGTGAGGAGTTTTTAAAGCAGCATGGCGTTATGTTAGATGATAATATAAAGAAACTTAAAGAAAATGCCATAAAAAATGGAGAAGTGATAACATTTCTATCAGATAAACAACAAATTTTAGGATTTGTATCTTTTTCTCAAAAGATAAGACCAGAAGCCAAAATAACTATTGATGTACTCAAAAATTTAAAAGTTGAAGTAGGTATTCTTACAGGAGACTCTGATTACTTTGCAAATGTGCTGAAAAAGGAACTTCAAATAGAAGATGTTAGGGCTAACCTACTTCCTGAAGGCAAGTTAAAAGCCATAAAAGAGGAAAAATCAAAAGGAAAAGTAGTTGCAATGGTAGGAGATGGTATAAACGATGCTCCAGCGTTAGCAGAAGCAGACATTGGTATTGCAATGGGCTGTGGTACTGACCTAACAAGAGAGTCAGCATCTATCAGTCTTATAGGTGATGATTTAAGAAAAATCCCTTTAATAATAATATTATCTCGAAAAGTAAAAAGGGTAATATACACAAACATATTCTGGGCATTTATATACAACATAATAGGTATGGGATTAGCTATAACAGGGCATTTAAACCCTGTATTTGCAGCTCTTGCAATGGTTCTTAGTAGTGTATTTGTTATAGGAAACTCTTTAAGAATTAAGACATACTAATATGATAGGATGCATACTTTTAGCAGCTGGAAAAGGAAGTAGGTTTGGAGATAAAAAACAGTTTTTAGAATTAGGTGGAAAAAGGATATTAGATTACTCCATAGAAACAGTTGAAAGTTTACCCCAGATAGACAAGGTTGTCGTTGTTTTGCCTCAAGACAGTATTGATTTGAAAATAAAAATGAGTAAAGATTTTGAGAAAGTAGTAGGTGGCAGTGAAAGACAGTACTCTGTGTACAATGGTTTATTACATTTAAAAAATTGTGATATTGTCGTTATCCACGATACGGCAAGACCTTTTGCCACTTCTAAAATGTTTTTGGACGGGATAGAAAATGTTAAATCCGGATGGGATGGTTCAATTACTGCTTATAAATCAAGAGATACAGTAAAAGAAGTTTTAAACAAAAAAGTTGTTAAAACGTTAGACAGAGAAAGTATCTATATAGTTCAAACACCTCAAACCTTTGATTACCAAAAACTACTTTACGCCCATAAAAAAGCTTTATCGGAAAACTTTTTAGCCACAGACGATTCTGCTTTAATGGAAAGGGAAGGATTTAAGATAACTGTAAATGAGGGAAGTTTTTTAAATTTTAAGATAACATATCCTGAAGATTTAGAGTTAGCTAAAGCTTTATTGAAAAGGTAAGGCTTTAAGGCCTTACCTATGACGTTACTCTGTTGCGTAGCTGTGAAGTCCTGGAAAGTAAAGATTTACACCAAAATAACATATTAAAAGCATTATAAATCCAGCT
Protein-coding sequences here:
- the fabG gene encoding 3-oxoacyl-[acyl-carrier-protein] reductase, with the protein product MLDFKGKNVLVTGSTRGIGKAIALSFAKHGANVIITGREKSAAEVLAKNIENEFGVKAFGINLDLSGDIESPFKEIVDWSGGKIDVLVNNAGITKDTLFIRMKQEDWDSVINTNLTGTFKITQSVAKLMIKQRYGRIINISSIIGFIGNVGQVNYATTKAGLIGFTKSLAKELASRNITVNAVAPGFIETDMTANLPADIVESYLKQIPLGRFGKPEDVANVVLFLASDMASYITGETIHVNGGMF
- a CDS encoding heavy metal translocating P-type ATPase translates to MENLEIKLSISCSCGPLSLSEEKNAECYQCGIPITGKPLKFEVDGKMEDFCCFGCYLINRTTGLRGEEGTALAFLGKFGFGYFLAMLVMMLSMYIYGSHFVDPNDREMLLFTGFIKWVILFLSTPVMILLGIPILKNSFSKENLLNFNTDTLIAIGSFSAYFLSVYSVLTGKNAIYFETATMILVLVTFGRYLETSSRVKASNFMKQLMDLSAKKATVIKDGKEVEIPVEEVRVGDIVKIKPGEKVSADGVIVEGVGNVDESILTGEIKPVLKKVGDYLYTGTTVLDGSFLIKVDKPQSQWTLNRFIEIMKQIRNTKAPINRITDRIAFYFLPIVFFLAISSFIYWFIQAGFEKALIVSLSVLLISCPCAFSIGAPLALWLGLGQAMKDGVIIKSAEVLEKLSTVKKVFFDKTGTITERTMEVSQVWFKDDKSRNVFYSLEKNSEHPLAKSFINWCKECRELKIDDFKVVFGFGIKGKVEGKEYILGSEEFLKQHGVMLDDNIKKLKENAIKNGEVITFLSDKQQILGFVSFSQKIRPEAKITIDVLKNLKVEVGILTGDSDYFANVLKKELQIEDVRANLLPEGKLKAIKEEKSKGKVVAMVGDGINDAPALAEADIGIAMGCGTDLTRESASISLIGDDLRKIPLIIILSRKVKRVIYTNIFWAFIYNIIGMGLAITGHLNPVFAALAMVLSSVFVIGNSLRIKTY
- the ispD gene encoding 2-C-methyl-D-erythritol 4-phosphate cytidylyltransferase — translated: MIGCILLAAGKGSRFGDKKQFLELGGKRILDYSIETVESLPQIDKVVVVLPQDSIDLKIKMSKDFEKVVGGSERQYSVYNGLLHLKNCDIVVIHDTARPFATSKMFLDGIENVKSGWDGSITAYKSRDTVKEVLNKKVVKTLDRESIYIVQTPQTFDYQKLLYAHKKALSENFLATDDSALMEREGFKITVNEGSFLNFKITYPEDLELAKALLKR